A genome region from Clostridium sp. JN-9 includes the following:
- a CDS encoding site-specific integrase, producing MNEITIQELINCAIQQLHGFYLCGSTIDSYQNRAFKPISDFYQRKGEHYYRSNLTEELKKLYQEQYTSGDISRKTLNWCMRGIEILQEIHRCGYFEWKVFTKKKENLLSSYYDCILSDFIASIGDVKRINIYRSISQRYFLYLFTHGHDKFINVSCMDIKNFMVEISESRPKSMDDVVVVLKRLHYYLRNKGYTCIHFETVLFAPRVRDKKIFPCIAVGEIQHIAEQVNQETPSGKRDSAILQLGIHTGLRAGDIANLRLNDIDWKNSEIRIIQGKTQEQLTIPLDERACAALIEYILNGRPKSNSPYLFLRSIAPYNKFKDGVSIACVFRKYLKKAGLPHFKGDGRTFHGIRRTLGTEMVLQGVPLTTVSQVLGHRTSNAARQYISLNMDSLRQCALGFDSIGGGVR from the coding sequence ATGAATGAAATCACAATTCAAGAACTAATCAATTGTGCAATCCAGCAATTACATGGATTCTATCTATGTGGCAGCACGATTGATTCCTATCAGAATCGTGCCTTTAAGCCTATTTCTGATTTTTATCAAAGGAAAGGTGAGCATTACTATCGTTCTAATTTAACGGAAGAACTGAAAAAACTGTATCAGGAACAATATACTTCAGGAGACATTTCACGCAAAACATTAAATTGGTGTATGCGTGGAATAGAAATACTTCAGGAAATCCACAGATGTGGCTACTTTGAATGGAAAGTATTCACTAAGAAAAAAGAAAATCTGCTTTCCTCTTATTATGATTGTATACTTTCTGATTTTATTGCCAGTATAGGGGACGTTAAGCGTATCAACATATACCGGTCGATTTCCCAAAGGTATTTCCTGTACCTATTCACACATGGACATGATAAATTCATCAACGTATCATGTATGGATATAAAGAACTTCATGGTTGAGATTTCCGAGTCGCGCCCTAAGAGCATGGATGATGTAGTAGTCGTGCTAAAGAGGCTTCATTACTATCTTCGAAACAAAGGATATACCTGCATCCATTTTGAAACAGTACTTTTTGCACCAAGAGTCCGAGATAAAAAAATCTTTCCATGTATTGCGGTTGGCGAAATCCAGCATATAGCTGAGCAGGTTAATCAGGAAACACCTTCCGGTAAACGGGACAGCGCTATTTTGCAACTCGGGATCCACACAGGACTACGTGCAGGGGATATAGCCAACCTACGATTGAATGATATAGACTGGAAAAACAGTGAGATACGCATTATACAGGGTAAAACACAAGAACAGCTTACGATTCCACTTGATGAGCGTGCATGTGCTGCACTGATAGAATATATTCTGAACGGAAGACCGAAATCAAATTCACCATATTTATTTCTTAGAAGCATTGCACCATACAACAAGTTTAAAGATGGGGTATCTATTGCATGCGTTTTTAGGAAGTATCTGAAAAAGGCGGGATTACCTCATTTTAAAGGAGATGGGCGGACATTCCACGGAATACGCAGAACTTTGGGCACTGAAATGGTACTCCAAGGCGTGCCGCTAACAACTGTTTCACAGGTACTTGGGCATCGTACCAGTAATGCGGCAAGACAGTATATTTCACTAAATATGGATAGTCTACGGCAGTGTGCGCTAGGGTTCGATTCCATTGGTGGAGGTGTAAGATGA
- the ltrA gene encoding group II intron reverse transcriptase/maturase — protein sequence MKKYYSLIDKIYDKNNILKAFKLVKKNKGAPGIDGETVERFASALEDKIDEIHCELKEGIYEPSPVRRTYIDKEDGTKRPLGIPTVKDRVVQQAVRNIIEPIFEPNFHPSSYGYRPNRSCQRAVAKAERFLNRWNLEYVVDMDLSKCFDTLNHELIIETVNERISDSKVLKIIRSFLESGTLEDGAFQETPVGSPQGGVISPLLMNIYLDRFDREMMEKGIRIVRYADDILIFAKSKSEAGRYRAIATKILQEELKLTVNERKTHIANVGEGVPYLGFIIKRNSISIHPKRIRRFKDKIRMLTPRNTGLNVETMVQRLNPVLRGWSNYFRIANCQTTFKNISSWVRRRLRMKKMKEWKSYKSLHKALRRNGYYGNFKKISMASWRNSASPLLSMALPNEWFDEIKLFDMSKVETKVLYHYYE from the coding sequence ATGAAGAAATATTATAGTCTGATAGACAAAATATATGACAAGAACAATATTTTGAAGGCCTTCAAACTTGTGAAGAAAAACAAGGGAGCCCCAGGAATAGATGGGGAGACTGTTGAGCGTTTTGCAAGTGCGTTGGAGGACAAGATTGATGAAATTCATTGTGAACTGAAAGAAGGTATCTACGAACCAAGTCCAGTAAGAAGGACATATATTGACAAGGAAGATGGGACAAAAAGACCGTTGGGGATTCCAACCGTGAAGGACAGAGTGGTGCAACAGGCTGTAAGGAATATTATTGAGCCAATATTTGAACCCAACTTTCATCCATCCAGCTATGGCTACAGACCTAATCGGTCATGCCAGAGGGCAGTGGCGAAAGCTGAAAGGTTTCTTAACAGATGGAATTTGGAATATGTGGTGGATATGGATTTGTCAAAATGCTTTGACACTCTCAATCACGAACTCATAATCGAAACTGTGAACGAAAGAATTAGTGACAGTAAAGTGCTGAAGATAATCAGAAGCTTTCTTGAATCGGGAACACTTGAAGATGGGGCATTTCAAGAAACCCCTGTCGGGAGCCCGCAAGGGGGTGTGATTTCACCGTTGCTGATGAACATATATCTGGACAGATTCGATAGGGAAATGATGGAGAAGGGAATCCGCATAGTGAGATATGCTGATGACATATTGATATTTGCAAAATCCAAGAGCGAAGCTGGAAGATACAGGGCAATTGCAACTAAAATATTGCAAGAAGAACTGAAGCTTACAGTCAATGAAAGGAAAACGCATATAGCCAATGTAGGTGAAGGTGTGCCGTACTTGGGATTCATAATCAAAAGAAACAGCATTTCCATACACCCTAAAAGAATTAGAAGGTTCAAAGACAAGATAAGAATGCTGACACCCAGAAACACTGGACTGAATGTTGAGACCATGGTGCAGCGACTCAATCCGGTGTTGCGAGGGTGGAGCAACTATTTCAGGATAGCTAATTGCCAAACAACATTCAAGAATATTTCATCCTGGGTGCGTAGAAGACTCAGAATGAAAAAGATGAAAGAATGGAAAAGTTACAAGTCACTTCACAAAGCACTCAGAAGAAATGGATATTATGGAAACTTCAAAAAGATTTCCATGGCAAGTTGGAGAAACTCAGCCAGTCCACTACTGAGCATGGCACTTCCTAATGAATGGTTTGATGAAATCAAGCTATTCGATATGTCCAAAGTAGAAACCAAGGTTTTGTATCATTATTACGAATAA